One window of the Cotesia glomerata isolate CgM1 linkage group LG10, MPM_Cglom_v2.3, whole genome shotgun sequence genome contains the following:
- the LOC123272552 gene encoding uncharacterized protein LOC123272552, whose protein sequence is MSEKIGDKIYNYLVGFEIKKINNNRLPSYRDVLSLFMFKHMSLKMTIRNSSASVISEISAVWAKFMIPTIRPQHSIKKLEKFYAKYKDLKKNRSREKKSKAQQRHVQNFKERLDQLFDISSSTAVKNLPKELQQFLIECQKGNNNSYFPATSVPAEEMEVEIKNEDNENNTEEIAM, encoded by the exons gataaaatttataattacctagttggatttgaaattaaaaaaattaataataatagattaCCTTCGTACCGTGACGTGCTGAGTTTGTTCATGTTTAAGcatatgtctttaaaaatgacgATTCGAAATAGTTCTGCTAGTGTTATCTCTGAAATAAGTGCTGTTTGGGCCAAATTTATGATCCCAACTATACGTCCTCAgcatagtattaaaaaattagaaaaattctacGCCAAGTACAaagatcttaaaaaaaatcgcagcagagaaaaaaaatcgaaagcTCAACAGAGACATGTCCAAAACTTCAAGGAAAGACTTGATCAATTGTTTGACATTTCCAGTTCGACTGCAGTcaaaaatttaccaaaagAACTCCAACAATTTTTGATAGAGTGTCAAAAGGGAAATAATAACTCATACTTTCCAGCTACTTCTGTTCCGGCTGAAGAAATGGAAgtagagataaaaaatgaagacaatgaaaataatacgGAAGAAATtg CTATGTGA